In Deinococcus maricopensis DSM 21211, one genomic interval encodes:
- a CDS encoding YceD family protein, with product MTLTEPRINLSALLRAPGDASIRGETPNLRYEQGGELQTLTFAVPAPFRVDVNTLQGNEFYLQGRFQPTLMMECARCLRPVEVPLDVPLGTLMRYAPSVEEPYLEEADTGEEMLVFGHPDLDLSAYLAETTLLVAPLSVLHDEACKGLCQVCGTDLNESTCAHQARVPVEALQSDMDGDPNVPHATSHPFAALRDLDLPDE from the coding sequence ATGACCCTCACCGAACCCCGCATCAACCTCAGCGCGCTGCTCCGCGCGCCCGGCGACGCCAGCATCCGCGGCGAAACGCCGAACCTGCGCTACGAGCAGGGCGGCGAACTGCAGACCCTCACCTTCGCGGTACCCGCCCCCTTCCGAGTGGACGTCAACACCCTTCAAGGCAACGAGTTCTACCTGCAGGGCCGCTTCCAGCCGACCCTCATGATGGAATGCGCCCGCTGTCTGCGCCCGGTGGAAGTCCCCCTCGACGTGCCCCTCGGCACCCTGATGCGCTACGCGCCGAGCGTCGAGGAGCCGTACCTCGAGGAAGCGGACACCGGCGAGGAGATGCTGGTGTTCGGCCACCCGGACCTGGACCTCAGCGCGTACCTCGCGGAAACGACGCTGCTGGTCGCGCCGCTCAGCGTCCTGCACGACGAGGCCTGCAAGGGCCTGTGCCAGGTGTGCGGCACGGACCTGAACGAAAGCACCTGCGCGCACCAGGCGCGCGTGCCCGTCGAGGCGCTGCAGAGTGACATGGACGGCGACCCGAACGTGCCGCATGCGACCAGCCACCCGTTCGCGGCGCTGCGCGACCTGGACCTCCCGGACGAATGA
- the rocF gene encoding arginase, giving the protein MNISLLGIPMDLGAGRRGVDMGPSALRNARLAHHLRDLGHTVTDLGDVPVAIPETADKLSQQGLVFLDSILDACTGAYDRLRALPDDTFSISMGGDHSMSMGTVPGAARGKRTGVIWVDAHTDFNTPDSSPSGNIHGMPVAHLTGLGDARLAGIGGGWHAHPEDIVMIGIRSIDARERELIREHGITVYTMKEVDQLGITRIAEETLERLFGVERLHVSFDADALDPTVCPGVGTPVPGGLTYREGHLLMELLSESQRVTSMDIVEVNPILDVRNETAQVMVGMAASLLGQRIL; this is encoded by the coding sequence ATGAACATCTCGCTTCTCGGCATCCCGATGGACCTCGGCGCCGGCCGCCGCGGCGTCGACATGGGCCCCAGCGCCCTACGCAACGCGCGCCTCGCCCACCACCTCCGCGACCTCGGCCACACCGTCACGGACCTCGGCGACGTCCCCGTCGCCATCCCCGAAACCGCCGACAAACTCTCCCAGCAGGGCCTGGTGTTCCTCGACAGCATCCTCGACGCCTGCACCGGCGCGTACGACCGCCTGCGCGCCCTCCCCGACGACACCTTCAGCATCAGCATGGGCGGCGACCACAGCATGAGCATGGGCACCGTCCCCGGCGCCGCGCGCGGCAAACGCACCGGTGTCATCTGGGTCGACGCGCACACCGACTTCAACACGCCCGACAGCAGCCCCAGCGGCAACATTCACGGCATGCCTGTCGCGCACCTCACCGGCCTTGGCGACGCCCGCCTCGCCGGCATCGGCGGCGGCTGGCACGCCCACCCCGAAGACATCGTCATGATCGGCATCCGCAGCATCGACGCCCGCGAACGCGAACTGATCCGCGAGCACGGCATCACCGTCTACACCATGAAAGAAGTTGACCAGCTCGGCATCACCCGCATCGCCGAGGAAACCCTGGAGCGCCTGTTCGGCGTCGAACGCCTCCACGTCTCCTTCGACGCGGACGCCCTCGACCCGACCGTCTGCCCGGGTGTCGGCACGCCCGTCCCCGGCGGCCTCACTTACCGCGAAGGCCACCTGCTCATGGAACTCCTCAGCGAATCCCAGCGCGTCACCAGCATGGACATTGTGGAAGTCAATCCCATCCTCGACGTCCGCAACGAAACCGCGCAGGTCATGGTCGGCATGGCCGCCAGCCTGCTCGGCCAACGGATCCTGTAA
- a CDS encoding helix-turn-helix domain-containing protein produces the protein MKLHERLRELRSERGLRLKDVAETAGISVPYLSDLERGRTNPSLDTLQTLAGAYTITVHDLLEGVEFYGQGTDGSMPKGLSDLIADPVLGGQITPDWVRTLSRIELRGKRPRDKGDWYEIYLHLKRILD, from the coding sequence ATGAAACTGCACGAACGATTGCGTGAACTGCGCAGCGAACGCGGGCTGCGGCTCAAAGACGTCGCGGAAACCGCTGGCATCAGCGTCCCGTACCTCAGCGATCTTGAGCGCGGCCGCACCAACCCCAGCCTCGACACCCTGCAGACCCTCGCGGGCGCGTACACCATTACCGTCCACGACCTGCTCGAAGGCGTCGAATTCTACGGCCAGGGCACCGACGGCAGCATGCCCAAGGGCCTTAGCGACCTGATCGCCGACCCCGTGCTCGGCGGCCAGATCACGCCCGACTGGGTGCGCACGCTTTCCCGCATCGAACTGCGAGGCAAACGCCCGCGCGACAAAGGTGACTGGTACGAAATCTACCTGCACCTTAAACGCATCCTCGACTAA